A DNA window from Setaria viridis chromosome 2, Setaria_viridis_v4.0, whole genome shotgun sequence contains the following coding sequences:
- the LOC117845493 gene encoding uncharacterized protein, with protein MGGTPRNSIGHILPGAGFLAVGLWHLFNHIRLFSLRPDAYVAPVWFPAPGVRHLELILVIVGSAVEFAMEMFVDHSTFLPFDADGSIPSDRLHNHEHAIICLALLVYAGSALHLDRVRARCRDAISLLLVAVVFAQELLVFHFHSTDHAGFEGQFHWLLQLVVAACLATALLGIGFPRSFAVSLVRSACITFHGVWLMVIGAMVWVPSRVPKGCSLVEEDGRDTVRCHSKASLHRAKALANLQFGWYLSFMTVFVVALYLYVCKRYPEEAAYVRVPEASEQEEQLQERKCGGGEDVHGFTPLEIEV; from the coding sequence ATGGGCGGCACGCCGCGCAACAGCATCGGCCACATCCTGCCCGGCGCCGGCTTCTTGGCCGTCGGCCTGTGGCACCTGTTCAATCACATCAGGCTCTTCTCCCTGCGCCCGGACGCGTACGTCGCGCCGGTCTGGTTCCCTGCGCCGGGCGTCCGCCACCTCGAACTCATCCTCGTCATCGTCGGCAGCGCCGTCGAGTTCGCCATGGAGATGTTCGTCGACCACTCCACCTTCCTCCCGTTCGACGCCGACGGCTCCATCCCGTCGGACCGCCTGCACAACCACGAGCACGCCATCATCTGCCTCGCGCTCCTCGTCTACGCTGGCTCCGCGCTCCACCTCGACCGCGTCCGGGCGCGGTGCCGCGACGCGATCTCCctgctcctcgtcgccgtcgtcttcgcgcaggagctgctcgtgttccACTTCCACTCCACCGACCACGCCGGCTTCGAGGGGCAGTTCCACTGGCTCCTGCAGCTCGTTGTCGCCGCGTGCCTCGCCACGGCGCTCCTCGGCATCGGCTTCCCGCGGAGCTTCGCGGTGAGCCTGGTCAGGTCGGCATGCATCACGTTCCATGGCGTGTGGCTCATGGTCATCGGCGCCATGGTCTGGGTGCCGAGCCGGGTGCCCAAGGGCTGCTCGCTCGTGGAGGAGGACGGCCGCGACACCGTGCGCTGCCATAGCAAGGCCAGCCTGCATCGCGCCAAGGCGCTCGCCAACCTGCAGTTCGGGTGGTACCTGTCCTTCATGACGGTGTTCGTTGTCGCACTATACCTGTACGTGTGCAAGAGGTATCCTGAGGAGGCAGCGTACGTGCGGGTGCCGGAAGCCAGCGAACAGGAGGAACAGCTGCAGGAGCGCAAGTGCGGTGGCGGCGAAGATGTTCATGGATTCACGCCGTTGGAGATCGAGGTGTAG